The following is a genomic window from Chitinophaga caseinilytica.
CCTCGGCGCGGTGGCTATCCTGCAAACCCGCTTCAAAGCCATCAAGGAATGGGCGTACGCGGGCTTCGCGTTCAATTTCCTCGGCGCCTTCGCTTCCCGCGCTTTCGTTGGCGATCCTACGTTCGAGGTCGTATTCCCCTTCGTGGCGCTGGCTATCATGGCCGTGCCCTATTATTTCTGGAAAAAGTACGAACAGAAAAGATACGCTATTGCCTGAGCCGCAATGCGATCGCAATTGACACCTCCGCTGGCCCGCCGTGTGAAACGGGCCAGCGTTTTTTTTATATTTAGGATATGAAAAAGTTCCCCCTATCCCTCCCCAAATTATGCACTGTTGCCTGCGCCGTTTTTATCACGGC
Proteins encoded in this region:
- a CDS encoding DoxX family protein, with the translated sequence MKPNTIKIIYWTSTVIFALLMLMDGYGGISRQQAGVEIMQHLGYPVYFLSIVGVAKILGAVAILQTRFKAIKEWAYAGFAFNFLGAFASRAFVGDPTFEVVFPFVALAIMAVPYYFWKKYEQKRYAIA